From Microbacterium rhizosphaerae:
TGATGACGCCCCACGAGCCTACCGACGGCGTCACCGGACGGCTCGACAGGAAGAGCAGGAGCCCCACCGCGAATCCGCCGACAGCCGCGCCGACGATGCTCGAGGCCTTGGCGAGCATCGCGATCCGCAGTGCGCGGAACGGATTGACCCGGGCCTTCGACAGGCCGCGCGTGGCGCGCCGGATGGGGACCGCGAGCACGATGTCGACCGCTCCGAGCAGGATCAGCAGGATCGGCAGCGTGATCGTCGGCGTGAAGGTCGCCCGGCCGGCGGAGCTCAGGATCTGGTCGGTCAGGAACCCGGCGCCGATCCCGACGACGACGGCGATGATGAGCGGAGCGGCTCCCGTCCGCCTCATGCTCCGGCTCCCCTCGGCTGCTCGCCCGCCGCCGGTTCGCCCGGCGCCGGGGGCTCCGCGGCGCGGCGGGCGAGCAGAGCGTCGACGCGGCCGGATCCGGGGAGCACCGCATCCGGATCCACCGCCACCCACGGCTCGAGCACGAAGTCCCGCTCGGCGGCTCGCGGGTGCGGCAGTGTCAGGTCGGGGTCGTCACTGATGACGTCGCCGTACGCGATGAGGTCGAGGTCGAGTGTGCGCGAGCCCCAGCGGCCCTCCCTGGCGCGGTCGCGCCCGTGTCGCGCCTCGATCGTCTGCAGGTAGGACAGCAGCACCGTGGGCGCGAGGCGCGTCGCGACCAGAGCGACCGCATTGAGGTAGGGCGGGGCCGACTCGTCCGCACCGGTCGGTGTGATGGCGACCGACTCGATCGGGGTGGATGCCACGACCTCGTCGGTGAGCGGCATGCGGCGCAGCTCCTGCACCGCCGCGGCGAGCGTGGCCTCGCGGTCGCCCAGGTTCGCGCCGAGCGCCACGACTGCGGTCACCGGCTCCCGGTTCGACGGCGGAACGTCGCCGTCGAAGCCGTCGGCCAGCCGGCGATCCGGCCAGCGGAAGCCACCACTCACGCGGCGCTCCGTTCGATCGTGACCGAGACGTCGGAGAACGGGACCGTGATGGGCGCCTGCGGCTTGTGCACGGTCACCCGCACACGGTGGACGAGCGGCTCCGACAGCAGCGCGTCGGCGAGCAGCTGCGCGAGCCTCTCGAGGAGGTTGACGGGTTCGCCCTCGACGATCGCCACGATCCGCTCCGCGACCTCGCCGTAGTGCACGGTGTCGGTGACCTGATCGGTCTCGCCGGCGCGGCCGGTGTCGAGGAAGAGCGTCGCATCCACGACGAACTCCTGGCCCTCCCGGCGCTCGTGCTCGTATACGCCGTGGTGTCCGGTCGCCCGCACCCCGGTCAGGGTGATCTCGTCGTCCCCACGCCCACTCCACGTATCGCTGGCGCGATCCGCGGAGCCTCCGGGCGCGTGTGCCCCCGAGCTCATCGTCCCTCCCCCGCCCACAGCTGAGCGATGCGCAGGGCGTCGCGGGTCGCGGCGACATCGTGCACACGGACGGCCCAGGCGCCGGACTGAGCTGCGAGGACGCTCGTGACAGCGGTCGCGAGGTCGCGACGCTCGGTGGTCGGATCGGTTTCGGACACCTCGGCCAGGGCGTCGGTGAGGAATCGCTTGCGGCTCGTGCCCACGAGCAGGCGCGGGCCGAGCCGGGACAGGTCGGGAAGGCGTCGGAGCACGTCCCAATTCTGCCCGCCCCGCTTGCCGAATCCGATGCCGGGATCCACGATCATCCGCTCCTCCGGGATGCCGGCCGCGGCGGCATCCGTCATGCGGCGAGTGAGCTCCGCGACGACCTCGGCGATGATGTCCGCGTACTGCGCGTGCGCGTACATGTCGACCGACGGCCCGCGCCAGTGGCCGAGCGCGATCTCGGCGTCCGTACCGGCGACCGCGGGCAGCATCTCGGGGTCGGCGAGGCCGCCGGAGACATCGTTGACGATGCGGGCGCCGGCGGTGATCGCCGCGAGCGCCGTGGAGGCGTTCATCGTGTCGATGCTCACGACCGCGCCCCACTGTGCGAGGGCTTCGATCACGGGGATGACGCGCTCGCGCTCGACCTCCGGCGAGACGCGCTGCGCGCCGGGGCGCGTCGACTCTCCGCCGACGTCGAGGATGTCCGCGCCGTCGGCCAGGAGCTTGCGGCCGTGGCCGATGGCCGATTCATGATCGAGGTAGCGTCCGCCGTCGCTGAACGAGTCAGGGGTCACGTTGAGGATCCCCATCACCTGGACACCGGGCCGTATGGACCGGACGGCGTGCGGAGCGTGCTCGCTCAACGGCCGGGTCCCGCTCCGATGAGGGCGATGAGCTCGGCGCGGGCCGCGGGCTCCGCCAGGTCCCCGCGCGCGGCGATCGTCACGGTGGATGCATCGGCCTGCTGCTCGCCGCGGGTGGTGACGCATTGGTGCGTGGCGTCGAGCACGACGAGCACGCCCCGGCAGTCGAGCGACCCCATGATCGTGTCCGCGATCTGCTCGCCCAGGCGCTCCTGCACCTGCGGACGGGAGGCCAGGATGCCGACGACCTTCGGCAGTGCGCCGAGCCCGACCACCTGCTCCCCGGGCAGGTATGCGATGTGCGCGTGCCCCGTGAACGGCAGGAGGTGGTGCTCGCACATGCTGCGGAAGCGGATGTCGCGCAGCATCACGGCGCCGGAGGGCACCGTGTCGGGCGCAGGCCCGGACGACACCGAGATGGTGTGCGCGAGCGGGGCTGCGGCATCCTCTCCCACGCCCGCGAAGAACTCGGCGTAGGCGTCGGCGACGCGCTGGGGCGTCTGACGCAGGCCGGGGCGATCGGGGTCCTCCCCGATCGCCCCCAGCAGCTCGTGCACGAGCGCGCGCACGCGCTCACGATCGACGGTCACGCCGGCTACGCCGTCGCGGGGCGCGCCTGTCCGGTCGGGCGGCGGCGCGGCGCCTTCTCGTGCGAGCCGTCCGCCTCGGTCGAAGCCGCCACGCCCGCAGGGAGGGCGCGGCGCGGGATCTCGACGGGGGGCAGTGCCGAGGTCGGGCGCTCGCTGCTCGACAGCCATTGCGGGCGCGGCGGGAGCTTCTTGACGTCCTTGAAGATCTCTGCGATCTCGTTGTGGTCCAGGGTCTCCTTCTCGAGGAGCGCCAGCGCGAGCTTGTCGAGCACGTCGCGGTTGTCGTTCAGAACCTGGTACGCCTCGTTGTGCGCCTGCTCGATGAGGTCGCGCACCTGCGTGTCCACGCGCTCGGCGACCGTCTCGGAGTACTCCCGGCCGTGGCCCATGTCGCGGCCCATGAAGACCTCGCCGGAGGCCGCGCCGAGCTTGACGGGGCCGACATCCGTCGTCATCCCGTACTCGGTGACCATCTTGCGCGCGATGCTCGTCGCCTTCTCGATGTCGTTCGAGGCGCCGGTCGTCGGGTCGTGGAACACGATCTCCTCGGCGACGCGGCCGCCCATCGCCCAGGCGAGCTGGTCCTGCAGCTCGTTGCGGGTGATGGAGTACTTGTCATCCAGCGGCATCACCATGGTGTAGCCGAGCGCCTTGCCGCGCGGCAGGATCGTGATCTTCGTCACCGGGTCGGAGTAATTCATCGCCGCCGCCGTGAGGGCGTGGCCGCCCTCGTGGTAGGCCGTGATGAGCTTCTCCTTGTCCCTCATGACGCGCGTGCGGCGCTGCGGGCCGGCGATGACGCGGTCGATCGCCTCGTCGAGCGCGCGGTTGTCGATGAGCTGGGCGTTGGAGCGGGCCGTGAGCAGCGCGGCCTCGTTGAGCACGTTCGCGAGGTCGGCGCCGGTGAAGCCCGGCGTCTTGCGCGCGACGACCTCGAGGTCGACCGAGTCGGCGAGCGGCTTGCCGCGGCCGTGCACCTCGAGGATGGTCTGACGGCCGCGGAGGTCGGGAGCGTCGACGCCGATCTGGCGGTCGAAGCGGCCCGGGCGCAGCAGGGCGGGGTCGAGGATGTCGGGGCGGTTCGTCGCGGCGATGACGATGACGTTCGCCTTGGGGTCGAAGCCGTCCATCTCGACGAGCATCTGGTTCAGCGTCTGCTCGCGCTCGTCGTGACCGCCGCCGAGGCCGGCACCGCGATGGCGGCCGACCGCATCGATCTCGTCGATGAAGATGATGGCCGGAGCGTTCTCCTTGGCCTGGTTGAAGAGGTCGCGCACACGGCTCGCGCCGACGCCGACGAACATCTCCACGAAGTCCGAGCCCGAGATCGAGTAGAACGGCACGCCGGCCTCACCCGCGACAGCGCGCGCGAGCAGCGTCTTGCCGGTGCCGGGAGGGCCGTACAGCAGCACGCCCTTCGGGATGCGGGCGCCGACGGCCTGGAAACGAGCAGGGTCCTTCAGGAAGTCCTTGATCTCCTGCATCTCCTCGATCGCCTCGTCGGCGCCGGCGACATCGTTGAACGTGACCTGCGGCATCTCCTTCGTCACGAGCTTGGCGCGCGACTTGCCGAACTGCATCACCTTGTTGCCGCCGCCCTGGGCGCTCGAGAGCAGGAACCAGAACAGCAGGCCGAGGAGCACCATCGGCAGTGCCAGCGAGAGGAAGCCGT
This genomic window contains:
- a CDS encoding DUF3180 domain-containing protein: MRRTGAAPLIIAVVVGIGAGFLTDQILSSAGRATFTPTITLPILLILLGAVDIVLAVPIRRATRGLSKARVNPFRALRIAMLAKASSIVGAAVGGFAVGLLLFLSSRPVTPSVGSWGVIIATAACGGILLVAGLVAEHLCTIRKDGDDDEHPGAHDTEPPAHWH
- the folK gene encoding 2-amino-4-hydroxy-6-hydroxymethyldihydropteridine diphosphokinase encodes the protein MSGGFRWPDRRLADGFDGDVPPSNREPVTAVVALGANLGDREATLAAAVQELRRMPLTDEVVASTPIESVAITPTGADESAPPYLNAVALVATRLAPTVLLSYLQTIEARHGRDRAREGRWGSRTLDLDLIAYGDVISDDPDLTLPHPRAAERDFVLEPWVAVDPDAVLPGSGRVDALLARRAAEPPAPGEPAAGEQPRGAGA
- the folB gene encoding dihydroneopterin aldolase, whose amino-acid sequence is MSSGAHAPGGSADRASDTWSGRGDDEITLTGVRATGHHGVYEHERREGQEFVVDATLFLDTGRAGETDQVTDTVHYGEVAERIVAIVEGEPVNLLERLAQLLADALLSEPLVHRVRVTVHKPQAPITVPFSDVSVTIERSAA
- the folP gene encoding dihydropteroate synthase; translated protein: MGILNVTPDSFSDGGRYLDHESAIGHGRKLLADGADILDVGGESTRPGAQRVSPEVERERVIPVIEALAQWGAVVSIDTMNASTALAAITAGARIVNDVSGGLADPEMLPAVAGTDAEIALGHWRGPSVDMYAHAQYADIIAEVVAELTRRMTDAAAAGIPEERMIVDPGIGFGKRGGQNWDVLRRLPDLSRLGPRLLVGTSRKRFLTDALAEVSETDPTTERRDLATAVTSVLAAQSGAWAVRVHDVAATRDALRIAQLWAGEGR
- the folE gene encoding GTP cyclohydrolase I gives rise to the protein MTVDRERVRALVHELLGAIGEDPDRPGLRQTPQRVADAYAEFFAGVGEDAAAPLAHTISVSSGPAPDTVPSGAVMLRDIRFRSMCEHHLLPFTGHAHIAYLPGEQVVGLGALPKVVGILASRPQVQERLGEQIADTIMGSLDCRGVLVVLDATHQCVTTRGEQQADASTVTIAARGDLAEPAARAELIALIGAGPGR
- the ftsH gene encoding ATP-dependent zinc metalloprotease FtsH; the protein is MDFKKITRNPIIYVILIGFLLFVGFSLITSLGGAKQISTQEGLQLLKGTTVTSVTNTDGDQRVDMKLSEPYKGAEDVQFYYVTARASEVVNAINAADPKGGFNDEVPKASWFDGFLSLALPMVLLGLLFWFLLSSAQGGGNKVMQFGKSRAKLVTKEMPQVTFNDVAGADEAIEEMQEIKDFLKDPARFQAVGARIPKGVLLYGPPGTGKTLLARAVAGEAGVPFYSISGSDFVEMFVGVGASRVRDLFNQAKENAPAIIFIDEIDAVGRHRGAGLGGGHDEREQTLNQMLVEMDGFDPKANVIVIAATNRPDILDPALLRPGRFDRQIGVDAPDLRGRQTILEVHGRGKPLADSVDLEVVARKTPGFTGADLANVLNEAALLTARSNAQLIDNRALDEAIDRVIAGPQRRTRVMRDKEKLITAYHEGGHALTAAAMNYSDPVTKITILPRGKALGYTMVMPLDDKYSITRNELQDQLAWAMGGRVAEEIVFHDPTTGASNDIEKATSIARKMVTEYGMTTDVGPVKLGAASGEVFMGRDMGHGREYSETVAERVDTQVRDLIEQAHNEAYQVLNDNRDVLDKLALALLEKETLDHNEIAEIFKDVKKLPPRPQWLSSSERPTSALPPVEIPRRALPAGVAASTEADGSHEKAPRRRPTGQARPATA